From a region of the Pseudoxanthomonas sp. X-1 genome:
- a CDS encoding RNA polymerase sigma factor: MNDAAEPADDALMLAYAAGDVRAFEQLYARHRGPLYRFLLRQLRDGALADELFQDVWQRVIGARASWQPEARFATWLYRIAHNRLNDHWRALRHRPPAPEDADARTERVEDPDTPERQLSAFESRRELQRALDALPDEQREVLLLRLEQELTLEEIGQITGVGRETVKSRLRYAMDKLRTGLGR, from the coding sequence GTGAACGATGCCGCCGAGCCCGCCGACGACGCCCTGATGCTGGCCTACGCCGCCGGCGACGTGCGTGCCTTCGAGCAGCTCTACGCGCGTCATCGCGGACCGCTGTACCGCTTCCTGCTGCGCCAGCTGCGCGATGGCGCGCTGGCCGACGAGCTGTTCCAGGACGTCTGGCAGCGGGTGATCGGCGCGCGCGCCAGCTGGCAGCCGGAGGCGCGCTTCGCCACCTGGCTGTACCGGATCGCCCACAATCGCCTCAACGACCACTGGCGCGCGCTCCGGCACCGCCCGCCGGCGCCGGAGGACGCCGACGCGCGGACCGAACGGGTCGAGGATCCGGACACGCCGGAGCGGCAGCTCAGCGCGTTCGAGTCCCGCCGCGAGTTGCAGCGCGCGCTGGATGCGCTGCCCGACGAACAACGCGAGGTCCTGCTGTTGCGACTGGAACAGGAACTGACCCTGGAGGAGATCGGCCAGATCACCGGCGTGGGCCGCGAGACGGTCAAGTCGCGCCTGCGCTATGCGATGGACAAGCTGCGCACGGGGCTGGGCCGATGA
- a CDS encoding YigZ family protein, whose protein sequence is MSDTLAAPLRHEQLVKHSRFLVQAGPVASADDAMAFIAAVSDADATHNCWAWRVGEAFRSSDDGEPGGSAGRPILAAIDGAGFDQVAVVVTRWFGGIKLGVGGLVRAYGGSTASALRQAPRVPLVAMAGLEIGCGFDDLGHVHAALLAFAAHKDAETFDAAGAVLQVQLPLDRRQALEDALREATRGRVRCRGSAPAH, encoded by the coding sequence ATGAGCGACACCTTGGCCGCGCCACTGCGGCACGAGCAGTTGGTCAAGCACAGCCGCTTCCTGGTCCAGGCCGGGCCGGTGGCGTCGGCCGACGACGCCATGGCCTTCATCGCCGCGGTCAGCGACGCCGATGCCACCCACAACTGCTGGGCCTGGCGCGTCGGCGAGGCGTTCCGCTCCAGCGACGACGGGGAACCCGGCGGCAGTGCCGGCCGGCCGATCCTGGCGGCGATCGACGGGGCCGGCTTCGACCAGGTCGCGGTGGTGGTCACGCGCTGGTTCGGCGGGATCAAGCTGGGCGTGGGCGGGCTGGTGCGCGCCTACGGCGGCAGCACCGCCAGCGCGCTGCGGCAGGCGCCGCGCGTGCCGCTGGTGGCGATGGCCGGCCTGGAGATCGGCTGCGGCTTCGACGACCTGGGGCATGTGCACGCGGCGCTGCTGGCGTTCGCCGCGCACAAGGACGCCGAGACCTTCGACGCCGCCGGCGCGGTGCTGCAGGTGCAGCTGCCGCTGGATCGCCGCCAGGCGCTGGAAGACGCCCTGCGCGAGGCCACCCGCGGTCGCGTGCGCTGCCGCGGCTCCGCACCGGCGCATTGA
- a CDS encoding ABC transporter transmembrane domain-containing protein, translating into MNSQAQTLPATGAPATRPKARLGSLRALWPFVRAHRGLFVSWLIALAVASAATLSLPYAFRQMIDQGFSSGANIDRAFLGLFGVAVVLALASAARFYFVSLLGERVVADLRRQLYAHLLGLDAQFHDRTRSGELVSRLSADSELLRSVVGSAMSVAVRSAVTVIGSVVMMFIASPHLAAFALVGIPVAVVPIVLGARRLGRIARASQDRVADANTLAGESLGAVRTVQAHAREPYEQARFEAAVDVAVQTARKRIRAQAMVTAGAITLVFGAITLVLWSGAHDVIAGRLSAGTLAQFVLYALIGGGSIGSLAEVWNELQRAAGGMGRIGELLDESAHVRAPAQPLALPRPLRGQVQFDHVAFRYPTRPDAPALDDFTLDIAPGETVALVGPSGAGKSTVLSMLLRFHDVKAGAIRIDGLDLRQLDTAALREQIALVPQAPTIFAASAAENIRYGRLEATDEQVRAAAVAAEADGFLRELPEGYDSQLGERGARLSGGQQQRIAIARALLKDAPILLLDEATSALDAQSERAVQSALERLMAGRTTLVIAHRLATVLKADRIVVMDRGRIVAQGTHEALMAQGGLYAELARLQFID; encoded by the coding sequence ATGAACTCCCAAGCCCAGACGCTTCCCGCCACCGGCGCGCCGGCGACGCGCCCCAAGGCCAGGCTGGGCAGCCTGCGCGCGCTGTGGCCGTTCGTGCGCGCCCATCGCGGGCTGTTCGTGAGCTGGCTGATCGCGCTGGCGGTGGCCTCGGCCGCGACGCTGAGCCTGCCGTACGCCTTCCGGCAGATGATCGACCAGGGCTTTTCCAGCGGGGCGAACATCGATCGCGCGTTCCTGGGCCTGTTCGGCGTGGCCGTGGTGCTGGCGCTGGCCAGCGCCGCGCGCTTCTACTTCGTCTCGCTGCTGGGCGAACGCGTGGTGGCCGACCTGCGCCGCCAGCTCTACGCCCACCTGCTGGGCCTGGATGCGCAGTTCCACGACCGCACCCGCAGCGGCGAGCTGGTCTCGCGCCTGTCGGCGGACTCGGAGCTGCTGCGCAGCGTGGTCGGCAGCGCGATGTCGGTCGCGGTGCGCAGCGCGGTCACGGTGATCGGCTCGGTGGTGATGATGTTCATCGCCAGCCCGCACCTGGCCGCGTTCGCGCTGGTCGGCATCCCGGTGGCGGTGGTGCCCATCGTGCTGGGCGCGCGCAGGCTGGGGCGGATCGCGCGCGCCAGCCAGGATCGCGTGGCCGACGCCAACACCCTGGCCGGCGAATCGCTGGGCGCGGTGCGCACGGTGCAGGCGCATGCCCGCGAGCCCTACGAGCAGGCGCGCTTCGAAGCGGCGGTGGACGTCGCGGTGCAGACCGCGCGCAAGCGCATCCGCGCCCAGGCGATGGTCACCGCCGGGGCGATCACCCTGGTGTTCGGCGCGATCACGCTGGTGCTGTGGTCCGGCGCACACGACGTCATCGCCGGGCGCCTGAGCGCCGGCACGCTGGCGCAGTTCGTGCTGTACGCGCTGATCGGCGGCGGTTCGATCGGCTCGCTGGCCGAAGTGTGGAACGAGCTGCAGCGCGCGGCCGGCGGCATGGGCCGCATCGGCGAACTGCTGGACGAATCCGCGCACGTGCGCGCGCCCGCCCAGCCGCTGGCGCTGCCGCGCCCGCTGCGCGGACAGGTGCAGTTCGACCACGTCGCATTCCGCTATCCCACCCGGCCCGATGCGCCGGCGCTGGACGACTTCACCCTGGACATCGCCCCCGGCGAGACCGTGGCCCTGGTCGGCCCGTCCGGCGCGGGCAAGAGCACGGTGCTGTCGATGCTGCTGCGCTTCCACGACGTGAAGGCCGGCGCGATCCGCATCGACGGGCTGGACCTGCGCCAGCTCGACACCGCCGCGCTGCGCGAGCAGATCGCGCTGGTGCCGCAGGCACCGACGATCTTCGCCGCCAGCGCCGCCGAGAACATCCGCTACGGCAGGCTCGAGGCCACCGACGAGCAGGTGCGCGCCGCCGCGGTGGCGGCCGAGGCCGACGGCTTCCTGCGCGAACTGCCCGAGGGCTACGACAGCCAGCTGGGCGAGCGCGGCGCGCGCCTGTCCGGCGGCCAGCAGCAGCGCATCGCGATCGCCCGCGCGCTGCTCAAGGACGCGCCGATCCTGCTGCTGGACGAGGCCACCAGCGCGCTGGACGCACAGAGCGAGCGCGCCGTGCAGAGCGCGCTGGAGCGCCTGATGGCCGGGCGCACCACCCTGGTCATCGCCCATCGCCTGGCCACCGTGCTCAAGGCCGACCGCATCGTGGTGATGGACCGCGGCCGCATCGTCGCCCAGGGCACGCACGAGGCGCTGATGGCCCAGGGCGGACTGTATGCGGAACTGGCGCGGTTGCAGTTCATCGACTGA
- a CDS encoding DUF3606 domain-containing protein — MSPADNSRIPKDIAKVELTEEWELAYWTRHFNVSEQDLRAAVQEAGDATDQVKRHLESRPQKS; from the coding sequence ATGAGCCCCGCCGACAATTCCCGCATCCCCAAGGACATCGCCAAGGTCGAGCTGACCGAGGAATGGGAGCTGGCCTACTGGACCCGGCACTTCAACGTCAGCGAACAGGACCTGCGCGCGGCCGTGCAGGAAGCCGGCGACGCCACCGACCAGGTCAAGCGCCACCTCGAATCGCGCCCGCAGAAATCCTGA
- a CDS encoding histidine phosphatase family protein, which produces MPAVRTVSRRARLGAAAGGLVLLAGCGTAPSLRTVTASATGATFLLVANADAVAGADEDPPLSPAGEARAERLAQALADAPLVAIYTDEFRRTQQTAAPVAAQHPRAERLRYFSRGPAQDSARQWRSAYDRDTVLVVAQPDTLAPLADALCGCTVRPMRAGQVDRLLRIHLPAHAAAQVQDMRYGGPAP; this is translated from the coding sequence ATGCCCGCAGTGCGCACGGTCTCCAGGCGCGCGCGCCTGGGCGCGGCCGCAGGCGGCCTGGTGCTGCTGGCCGGCTGCGGCACGGCGCCGTCCCTGCGCACCGTGACTGCGAGCGCGACGGGGGCGACGTTCCTGCTGGTGGCCAACGCCGACGCCGTCGCCGGCGCGGACGAGGATCCACCGCTGTCTCCCGCAGGAGAGGCGCGCGCCGAACGGCTGGCGCAGGCGTTGGCGGACGCGCCGCTGGTGGCGATCTACACCGATGAGTTCAGGCGCACCCAGCAGACCGCGGCACCTGTGGCCGCGCAGCATCCGCGGGCCGAACGCCTGCGCTACTTCTCGCGGGGACCGGCGCAGGACAGCGCGCGCCAGTGGCGCTCGGCGTACGACCGCGACACGGTGCTGGTCGTGGCCCAGCCCGACACGCTGGCGCCGCTCGCCGACGCCCTGTGCGGATGCACCGTGCGTCCGATGCGCGCCGGGCAGGTCGACCGGCTGCTGCGCATTCACCTGCCCGCGCACGCCGCGGCGCAGGTGCAGGACATGCGCTACGGCGGGCCCGCGCCATGA
- the nfi gene encoding deoxyribonuclease V (cleaves DNA at apurinic or apyrimidinic sites) — MTSSVFAGWDGSIPGARALQERLAASVLLEDRVPGAPRTIAGFDVGFEDEGRVTRAAAVLLDGATLQLLASTVQRVPTSMPYVPGLLSFRELPALVQALESLPQVPDLVVVDGQGIAHPRRLGIAAHFGVVTGLPTLGVAKQVLCGRFEPPGAQPGDHTPLIHRGEQIGWALRSKLRCNPLIVSPGYGMTMDGALAWTRALLRGYRLPEPTRLADRLASRRGPMPGDTPQLPLA, encoded by the coding sequence ATGACCTCCTCGGTCTTCGCCGGCTGGGACGGCAGCATCCCCGGCGCGCGCGCGCTGCAGGAGCGGCTGGCCGCAAGCGTGCTGCTGGAGGATCGCGTGCCCGGGGCGCCGCGCACGATCGCCGGCTTCGACGTCGGCTTCGAGGACGAGGGCCGCGTCACGCGTGCCGCGGCGGTGCTGCTGGACGGCGCCACGCTGCAGCTGCTGGCCAGCACCGTGCAGCGCGTGCCGACCTCGATGCCTTACGTGCCGGGCCTGCTGAGCTTCCGCGAACTGCCCGCGCTGGTGCAGGCGCTGGAATCCCTGCCGCAGGTGCCGGACCTGGTCGTGGTCGATGGCCAGGGCATCGCCCATCCGCGCCGGCTGGGCATCGCCGCGCACTTCGGCGTGGTCACCGGCCTGCCCACCCTGGGCGTGGCCAAGCAGGTGCTGTGCGGGCGGTTCGAGCCACCCGGTGCGCAGCCGGGCGATCACACGCCGCTGATCCATCGCGGCGAGCAGATCGGCTGGGCCCTGCGCAGCAAGCTGCGCTGCAATCCGCTGATCGTCTCGCCGGGGTACGGCATGACGATGGACGGCGCGCTGGCCTGGACCCGCGCGCTGCTGCGCGGCTACCGCCTGCCCGAACCCACCCGCCTGGCCGACCGCCTGGCCTCACGGCGCGGCCCGATGCCGGGCGACACACCGCAGCTGCCGCTGGCCTAG
- a CDS encoding pirin family protein, translating into MTATVIEPRVHDLGGFQVRRAVPTVQARSVGPFVFVDHMGPAEFDAGHGIDVRPHPHIGLATVTFLWEGAIGHRDTLGSDTIIRPGDVNWMTAGRGIAHSERSPQAERVDHAPLHGMQTWVALPKSDEEVAPEFYHHAAATLPHWDQHGARLRVIAGRAWGRESPVRVYSDTFNVALDLAPEAELAIDDSAVERALYILDGQAQLDGSDVPMRHLIVLERGTRPVLRAKTPLKAMLVGGEPLDGPRHLWWNFVSSSTERIEQAKQDWREGRFGHIAGDPEFIPLPER; encoded by the coding sequence ATGACCGCCACCGTCATCGAACCGCGCGTGCACGACCTGGGTGGATTCCAGGTCCGCCGCGCCGTGCCCACCGTGCAGGCGCGCAGCGTGGGACCGTTCGTGTTCGTCGATCACATGGGGCCGGCCGAGTTCGATGCCGGGCACGGCATCGACGTGCGCCCGCATCCGCATATCGGCCTGGCCACGGTCACCTTCCTGTGGGAAGGCGCCATCGGCCATCGCGACACGCTCGGCTCGGACACGATCATCCGTCCCGGCGACGTGAACTGGATGACCGCCGGCCGCGGCATCGCCCATTCCGAGCGCAGCCCGCAGGCCGAGCGGGTGGACCATGCGCCGCTGCACGGCATGCAGACCTGGGTGGCGCTGCCGAAGTCCGACGAGGAAGTCGCGCCGGAGTTCTACCACCATGCCGCCGCCACCCTGCCGCACTGGGACCAGCACGGCGCGCGCCTGCGCGTGATCGCCGGCCGCGCCTGGGGCCGCGAATCGCCGGTGCGCGTGTACTCGGATACGTTCAACGTCGCCCTGGACCTGGCGCCGGAGGCCGAACTGGCCATCGACGACAGCGCGGTCGAGCGCGCGCTCTACATCCTCGACGGCCAGGCGCAGCTGGACGGCAGCGACGTGCCGATGCGCCACCTGATCGTGCTCGAACGCGGCACCCGCCCGGTGCTGCGCGCCAAGACGCCGCTGAAGGCCATGCTGGTGGGCGGCGAGCCGCTCGATGGCCCGCGCCATCTGTGGTGGAACTTCGTGTCCAGCTCCACCGAGCGCATCGAGCAGGCCAAGCAGGACTGGCGCGAGGGCCGCTTCGGCCACATCGCCGGCGATCCGGAGTTCATCCCCCTGCCGGAACGTTGA
- a CDS encoding IS1595 family transposase yields MSQHYLRSAAYRDLTLGAIYAMSDNEVHQMYVLARWDSLTHQGCPACGAWDVHYWRARRKQWRCKACRTDFTVTSRTAFANHKKSLKHILAALFHYVTSPKGLAGLQLSRSGDYSPKAAHVTLGKLREALLRTQDETPLKGIVEIDGGYFGGKPRKPNHRGRRNDRMIAARLTGRPMPGRKPWHAAGMTQQNWDKRRNKRVVMVLRQQGPHRRGATRTITAVALSENEADVRELVDRYVDPDAIIWTDENPAYTPLGMTHDHEPVNHGRMFVRSDGVNENQAESFFTRQRRHELGVAHRMTPTYLADKANEMAWREDSRRIPLSMLLKDILRRAMTSGFSWWWRGYYQGHHRGSEILLNRWRDLRR; encoded by the coding sequence ATGAGCCAACACTACCTACGAAGCGCCGCTTATCGCGATCTCACGCTCGGCGCGATCTACGCGATGTCAGATAATGAGGTCCACCAAATGTATGTCCTCGCCCGATGGGATTCGCTAACCCATCAAGGCTGTCCTGCTTGCGGGGCGTGGGACGTCCATTACTGGCGCGCGCGGCGGAAGCAATGGCGATGCAAGGCCTGCAGGACCGATTTCACAGTTACCTCGCGTACCGCGTTCGCCAACCACAAGAAGTCGCTCAAGCACATCCTGGCGGCACTCTTCCACTACGTAACTTCGCCCAAAGGGCTTGCAGGACTGCAGCTCAGTCGCTCAGGGGACTACTCCCCCAAGGCCGCGCACGTCACCTTGGGCAAGCTGCGCGAGGCCTTGCTTCGGACGCAGGACGAAACGCCGCTGAAGGGCATTGTCGAGATCGACGGCGGCTATTTCGGAGGCAAACCTCGCAAGCCCAATCATCGAGGACGCCGAAACGACAGGATGATTGCGGCTAGGTTGACGGGGCGCCCCATGCCAGGCCGGAAGCCATGGCATGCCGCAGGCATGACCCAGCAGAATTGGGATAAGCGAAGGAACAAGCGGGTGGTCATGGTGCTCAGGCAACAAGGACCGCACCGCAGGGGCGCGACACGAACCATTACGGCGGTCGCCTTGTCAGAAAACGAAGCGGACGTGCGGGAACTCGTTGATCGGTATGTCGATCCAGACGCCATTATCTGGACCGACGAGAATCCCGCCTATACGCCCCTCGGCATGACGCACGACCACGAACCAGTCAATCACGGCCGAATGTTTGTCAGGTCTGATGGAGTGAATGAAAATCAGGCGGAATCCTTCTTTACTCGACAGCGGCGTCACGAGTTGGGCGTCGCCCATCGGATGACGCCCACCTACCTGGCCGACAAGGCCAACGAGATGGCATGGCGTGAAGACAGTCGGCGTATCCCGCTCAGCATGCTCCTAAAGGACATTCTCCGCCGGGCCATGACGTCGGGCTTTTCTTGGTGGTGGCGCGGGTACTACCAGGGTCACCACCGAGGGTCGGAAATCCTATTGAACAGGTGGCGGGACCTGCGCCGTTAG